Genomic DNA from Candidatus Sphingomonas phytovorans:
CTGGAAGCCGGCAGACCAGTGGTCCTTGCCGGTCGCCCCGAACGAATGGAAATAGCGATCGCCGACCTGCTTCCAGTCGTCGAACAAGATGCCCAGCTTGAAGGTCGCCTGGGTTGCCCGCATGAACTCGGCTTCGTTGATACCGAGCAGGCGATTGTAGACGACGAGCGGCGGGATGGTGGATTCGCCGACGCCGATCGTGCCGATCGCATCGGATTCGACCAGGGTCAGATCGGCTGTCCGCCCCAGGGTACGTGCAATGGCCGCGGCAGCCATCCAGCCGGCGGTGCCGCCGCCGGCGATGACGATACGTCGTGGGTGCGGGATGCCATCGGTCATTGGCTTAATTGCCTCAGCAGGAAGGCGCGGATACGGCCGGCGCTTTCGGGGGTCAACGGGGCGAGGATACTGCGCCCTTCTTCGGGAATATGCGCGGCGACGTCGTCGGCACTGCCGAACACATAATAGTCGAACAGGTCGCGCCAATAGACCTTCTGGTCGTCGGGCAGGTCGCGGATCGACATCATTGCATGGTTGAGCGCATCCTGCGGCTGGCCGAGCCAGCGCGGCGTTTCGCGCCACCAGTAATTGACCAGCACGTTGAACGGCTCGAGCCCCTCGACATGATGCCACCACAGCGCCGGGATGTAGAGAGCGTCGCCCGCGTCGAGCTCGGCGACCTGGGCGTGGGGCAGTGCTTCGCGGAAACGGGGGAAACGATCGAAATCGGGGGCGTGGAAATCGACCATGCTGATCGCACGGCCGGCGGGCGTATTGTCGATCGGGCCGAGATAGAGGTTGCGGAACTGCTCGCGCGGGAAGAGCGTGAAGCGCCGCCGGCCGACTGCGACACAAGCGAGGTTGTGCGGAAGGTCATTATGCGCCGCGATCCGCGTAGGTGTACCGATCCAGATGCTGGCGATCGGCGAGCGGTCGCCGAGATCGACATGATTCTCCTCGTGCAGGCCGCTAAAGAACTGATGAACGTCAACCGAGCCGAGATAGATCGGCGGCGCGTCGGTACGGCCTTCGTTGGCCTCCATCTTTGCAAAAATCTCGGGCAATCGGGCGCGCAGG
This window encodes:
- a CDS encoding cupin-like domain-containing protein — its product is MAEADPAIFEALATVPEVTVADTAALDSLLRDADRPFLVRGLVADWPLVQAGRRSSRDARAYLLGRHRDVPFTVSVGSPASGGRLFYDEAMGMNFHTLRARLPEIFAKMEANEGRTDAPPIYLGSVDVHQFFSGLHEENHVDLGDRSPIASIWIGTPTRIAAHNDLPHNLACVAVGRRRFTLFPREQFRNLYLGPIDNTPAGRAISMVDFHAPDFDRFPRFREALPHAQVAELDAGDALYIPALWWHHVEGLEPFNVLVNYWWRETPRWLGQPQDALNHAMMSIRDLPDDQKVYWRDLFDYYVFGSADDVAAHIPEEGRSILAPLTPESAGRIRAFLLRQLSQ